A window of the Labeo rohita strain BAU-BD-2019 chromosome 1, IGBB_LRoh.1.0, whole genome shotgun sequence genome harbors these coding sequences:
- the LOC127170113 gene encoding protocadherin-like wing polarity protein stan: protein MDNDTFVINSQGVISLRSDANLDRETKDKYNIEVIAVDQPVDGLSSTAQVIITVLDVNDNNPQFLPLPDPIVIQEGVYTPSSPGEVCLISATDSDIEENGRVIMTVSSYSNIFSFKEDGTLLAISELDRETQDVYDVVIVAVDNGIPQANNITTVRVNITDNNDNAPVFSSNSYSRRILVKDAKFGEVLLTLSATDKDVGSNAIISYSFSEVSSMVALDAETGDITLTSDLSELTEDMMLNLTAIATDHGTPAQSDEAEVLIHFKIASLTDSVAFENSSYNFIIKENEPEDTIVGKVKAVTGNPLVTVSYNMKSHEDVFSVNSEGTITALKPLDKEKVEWYFLTIEAVDSRTPPNTAETTVNVQVENVNEAPVFEATIYKAEIFRIAPYKFPIVKVKASDPDVDESSELLYSLESTPVLDVEASSGQIYVLDASSLEGVLFTTQVKATDKHGLFTTATVEITIKNSESDNVVIISLNQPVSTVEKKIPEIEVSMKKALGLTVKILSVSNDNGIEMSTILRESTAKTYISFIATDTSGAVIQDTEVKKKLQSNHDALKAELEKVFGSDLDFKVEEGSGNNSEGSSQTIVIALSALLAISLVGLIALLAVYLVKMKKMKKDLDSDKESFNISKHETSSLDNSFNFTNKDEAREVKHSIRI from the exons ATGGACAATGATACCTTCGTTATCAACAGTCAGGGAGTAATATCACTCAGGAGTGATGCCAACTTGGACAGAGAAACTAAAGACAAATATAACATAGAG GTAATAGCTGTGGACCAGCCTGTCGATGGCTTAAGCTCTACAGCTCAGGTTATCATCACTGTTTTGGATGTCAACGACAACAACCCACAATTCCTTCCTCTCCCAGACCCCATTGTGATTCAGGAAGGTGTGTATACACCTTCTTCACCTGGAGAGGTGTGCTTAATCTCAGCCACAGACTCTGACATTGAAGAAAACGGACGTGTCATCATGACTGTTTCCTCTTACAGCAATATCTTCAGTTTCAAAGAG GATGGGACTTTACTAGCTATCAGTGAGCTGGATCGAGAGACACAAGATGTGTATGATGTGGTCATTGTTGCTGTGGATAATGGGATCCCACAGGCAAAT AACATCACCACAGTGAGGGTCAATATCACAGACAACAATGACaatgctccagtcttcagctcTAACTCCTACAGCAGAAGAATTTTGGTTAAAGACGCCAAGTTTGGAGAGGTGCTGCTGACGCTCTCTGCCACAGATAAAGACGTGGGATCCAATGCAATCATTAGCTACAg TTTCTCTGAAGTCTCTTCCATGGTTGCACTGGATGCTGAAACTGGAGACATCactttgacctctgaccttaGTGAGCTCACAGAAGACATGATGCTAAACCTTACTGCTATAGCGACAGATCATGGAACACCAGCACAGTCTGATGAAG CCGAAGTCTTGATCCACTTCAAAATTGCCTCTCTCACTGACAGTGTGGCTTTTGAGAACTCCTCCTACAACTTCATAATTAAGGAGAATGAACCTGAGGACACGATAGTGGGCAAAGTCAAAGCAGTAACAGGCAATCCACTGGTTACAGTCAGCTATAACATGAAGTCACATGAAGATGTCTTCTCTGTGAATAGTGAGGGAACCATAACAGCTCTCAAACCATTGGACAAGGAGAAAGTGGAGTGGTACTTTCTCACAATAGAGGCCGTAGACTCCAGAACTCCTCCAAACACTGCAGAGACAACG GTCAACGTTCAGGTTGAGAACGTGAATGAGGCTCCTGTGTTTGAAGCAACAATATATAAAGCAGAAATTTTCAGAATCGCTCCCTACAAATTCCCTATAGTGAAGGTCAAG GCATCAGACCCTGATGTGGACGAGAGCTCAGAATTGCTGTATTCCCTGGAGTCCACACCTGTGCTGGATGTGGAGGCAAGCAGTGGTCAGATCTACGTACTGGACGCATCTAGTCTTGAAGGCGTTCTGTTCACCACACAGGTTAAAGCCACTGATAAACATGGACTGTTCACAACTGCAACAGTTGAG ATCACAATAAAAAACAGCGAAAGTGACAACGTTGTAATCATCTCTCTAAACCAGCCTGTGTCCACAGTGGAGAAGAAGATACCAGAGATTGAAGT TTCCATGAAGAAAGCTTTAGGTTTGACTGTGAAAATCCTCAGTGTGAGCAATGACAATGGAATTGAGATGAGCACCATTCTCCGAGAATCTACAGCCAAGACTTACATCAGCTTTATTGCGACGGATACCAGTGGTGCTGTCATCCAAGACACGGAGGTCAAAAA GAAACTGCAGAGTAATCACGACGCTTTAAAAGCCGAACTGGAGAAGGTGTTTGGTTCCGATTTGGATTTCAAAGTGGAGGAAGGTTCTGGAAACAATTCAGAGGGTTCCAGTCAAACAATTGTCATCGCTCTAAGTGCTCTGCTGGCAATAAGCCTTGTGGGACTTATCGCTCTGCTGGCCGTCTATCTCGTTAA gatgaagaaaatgaagaagGACCTTGATTCTGACAAAGAGAGCTTCAATATTTCCAAACACGAGACATCCAGTTTAGACAACAGTTTTAACTTTAC AAATAAAGACGAAGCCAGAGAGGTAAAGCACTCAATTCGGATTTAG
- the LOC127170127 gene encoding protocadherin beta-12-like has translation MEKMASFSILFILACLHVHDVQSAVGSTPINCAAGSNTNVGSILEGYTGDVEILTNIRPEDRLVLETNLFPIGLEFVELVYSDGDSTATVRTKKPLDADELKQHGEKLYYSVTCSNTGLKNLRTVDVLDVNDNPPIFQSKTYSATVSETIDVGSTVLRVSADDADVSADNNRVTYSILPPVPGNFEVRDDGNIRLTNRLNYNNAQQYIFTVEAKDIGEFSDTTTVTITVKDFDNLNPYFDHSLYKASIEENQVGQFSDITPEAIKAQDGDTGINEPVVYSITAVVPNEYQSNFEIDRSSGVISVTTALDREKIDQITVHIQATQEDDASKTANTVVSITIEDVDDNSPKFDNDEYTVSIPENSPQDQFVLQTRVTDLDLGGFMGTLQIIPDSVPFSIGPDGTILVKSSADLDRETTANFSFQVEAQENPPSTNKATADVTIVLLDENDNSPQFTTSQYEGKVFSNQSIGMHVVKVKATDLDTGSNGEISYSIEFGK, from the exons ATGGAAAAGATGGCctcattttccattttatttattttagcttgtCTGCATGTCCACGATGTACAGAGTGCTGTTG GTTCCACACCGATAAACTGTGCAGCTGGATCTAATACCAATGTAGGGAGCATCCTGGAGGGATATACAG GTGATGTAGAGATTCTCACTAATATCAGACCAGAGGATCGACTGGTGCTTGAGACAAATCTTTTTCCTATTGGTTTGGAATTTGTGGAGCTGGTTTACTCTGATGGAGACTCGACCGCTACTGTACGAACCAAAAAACCACTGGACGCTGATGAACTAAAGCAG CATGGAGAGAAATTATATTATTCAGTCACCTGCTCAAACACAGGG CTGAAAAACTTGCGGACAGTAGATGTTCTGGACGTTAATGACAACCCTCCGATCTTCCAGAGCAAAACATACAGCGCTACCGTGTCAGAG ACGATAGATGTGGGTTCAACTGTGCTCAGGGTGAGTGCTGATGATGCTGATGTGTCTGCAGACAACAACAGAGTTACATATTCTATACTG CCTCCAGTACCAGGTAACTTTGAAGTGAGAGATGATGGTAACATCAGGTTGACTAACCGTCTGAACTACAACAATGCTCAACAGTACATCTTCACCGTGGAAGCTAAA GATATAGGAGAATTCAGTGACACAACAACAGTTACAATAACGGTTAAAGATTTTGACAATCTAAACCCTTATTTTGATCACAGTCTCTACAAGGCATCCATTGAGGAAAATCAG GTGGGACAATTCTCAGACATCACTCCTGAGGCCATAAAAGCTCAAGATGGTGATACGGGAATTAACGAGCCTGTAGTTTACAGCATAACAGCAG TTGTTCCAAATGAATATCAGAGCAACTTTGAAATTGACCGAAGCAGTGGGGTCATCTCTGTGACAACGGCACTAGATAGAGAGAAAATTGACCAGATAACAGTTCACATACAG GCAACTCAGGAGGATGATGCCAGTAAGACAGCAAACACTGTGGTATCCATCACCATTGAGGATGTGGATGACAACTCGCCGAAATTTGACAACGATGAGTACACAGTATCTATTCCAGAGAATTCACCACAGGACCAGTTTGTGCTTCAGACTAGAGTCACTGACCTAGACCTG GGAGGATTTATGGGAACACTGCAGATTATTCCAGACTCTGTCCCTTTTTCCATCGGCCCTGATGGAACAATTCTGGTGAAAAGTTCTGCAGACCTAGACAGAGAGACCACAGCCAACTTCAGTTTTCAA GTTGAAGCACAAGAAAACCCTCCTTCCACCAACAAAGCAACAGCTGATGTGACCATTGTCTTGCTGGATGAGAATGACAACAGTCCACAGTTTACAACATCCCAGTATGAGGGCAAAGTTTTCAGCAATCAGAGCATTGGAATGCATGTTGTCAAG gtCAAAGCAACAGACCTGGATACTGGTTCAAATGGGGAAATCAGCTACTCCATTGAGTTTGGCAAATGA